The following are encoded in a window of Sphaerisporangium siamense genomic DNA:
- a CDS encoding putative leader peptide, which yields MNRAAYLTTRRHVDLCRVTGSLCHAETPTGRSTTTGEDHAGVVVHPSP from the coding sequence GTGAACCGCGCCGCCTACCTGACCACTCGCCGGCACGTCGATCTCTGCAGGGTCACCGGTTCTCTCTGTCACGCCGAGACGCCCACCGGCCGATCGACGACGACAGGAGAAGACCATGCAGGAGTTGTGGTACACCCGAGCCCCTGA